Proteins from one Hyperolius riggenbachi isolate aHypRig1 chromosome 2, aHypRig1.pri, whole genome shotgun sequence genomic window:
- the LOC137544685 gene encoding putative olfactory receptor 2W6 produces MANRSDTFEVILVGFPGLSQSLHHLVSAMMFLVYITSLVANGSVIILVTLNAQLHQPMYLIIASLAASDVAFDTATLPKLMAHYWFGSSTMSFHVCLFQMFWVHYLGSVDSFLLLLMAVDRYVAISLPLRYSTIIINSRMSIACGVCWIILAPPAVIFLATETSKLLLCDHSKLNSLFCVHTAVVNMACSDATFIIRLGLMNALIVLIVPLAFILFSYITIVATIAMSSQAKNWRKVFYTCSTHILLVSLYYGPRILVYIANSLPSMIVIKADVGAVLLFLYSVVPHLANPIVYFLRTKEIQQTLINVLRKLTVKDTSVN; encoded by the coding sequence ATGGCCAACCGGTCAGATACGTTTGAGGTAATACTTGTTGGATTTCCTGGCCTCTCCCAAAGTCTACACCATTTGGTTTCTGCCATGATGTTCCTCGTCTATATCACTTCCCTTGTGGCCAATGGCAGCGTCATCATTTTGGTCACTCTCAATGCACAACTGCACCAGCCCATGTACCTAATCATAGCCAGCCTTGCTGCCTCCGACGTTGCGTTTGACACAGCGACTTTGCCGAAACTGATGGCCCATTATTGGTTTGGATCATCGACCATGTCCTTCCACGTCTGTTTATTCCAGATGTTTTGGGTCCATTATCTTGGTAGTGTTGACTCCTTCCTCCTTCTACTGATGGCTGTAGATCGTTACGTTGCTATTTCTCTACCCTTGAGATACTCCACAATCATCATCAACTCTAGAATGTCCATTGCTTGCGGAGTCTGCTGGATTATTTTAGCTCCTCCTGCAGTGATATTTCTGGCTACCGAGACGTCCAAACTTCTCCTTTGTGACCACAGCAAGCTAAACAGTTTGTTTTGTGTTCATACTGCTGTTGTAAATATGGCATGCAGCGACGCAACCTTCATAATACGACTTGGTTTAATGAATGCTTTGATTGTGTTGATCGTACCGCTAGCGTTCATTCTGTTCTCTTACATCACCATAGTTGCCACCATTGCCATGTCCTCTCAAGCTAAAAACTGGAGGAAGGTGTTTTACACCTGTAGCACCCACATCCTTCTGGTCTCTCTGTACTACGGGCCGCGGATACTTGTCTACATTGCAAATAGCCTCCCGTCAATGATTGTAATCAAGGCTGATGTCGGTGCTGTGCTCCTCTTCCTCTACTCTGTCGTCCCGCATTTGGCAAATCCTATCGTTTATTTTCTACGAACAAAAGAAATCCAACAAACTCTGATAAATGTTCTCAGGAAATTGACAGTAAAGGATACATctgtgaattaa